Proteins from a single region of Poecilia reticulata strain Guanapo unplaced genomic scaffold, Guppy_female_1.0+MT scaffold_1299, whole genome shotgun sequence:
- the LOC103461396 gene encoding phosphomannomutase 2-like: MLNVSPIGRSCSQEERQEFYELDQREKIREKFVSVLKEEFRGKGLSFSIGGQISFDVFPDGWDKRYCLDIVDKDNYSTIHFFGDKTKPGGNDFEIYSDPRTVGHEVSSPEETQRLCQELFFS, from the exons ATGCTGAACGTCTCTCCGATCGGACGCAGCTGCAGCCAGGAGGAGCGCCAGGAGTTCTACGAGCTGGACCAG agagaaaagatCCGggagaagtttgtttctgtgctgaAGGAGGAGTTCAGAGGGAAGGGGCTGTCGTTTTCCATCG GAGGACAGATCAGCTTCGACGTTTTCCCTGACGGCTGGGACAAGCGCTACTGCCTGGACATCGTGGACAAGGACAACTACTCCACCATCCACTTCTTTGGAGACAAAACCAAACCG GGAGGAAACGACTTTGAGATCTACAGCGACCCGCGGACCGTTGGCCACGAGGTGTCGAGTCCCGAGGAGACGCAGCGCCTCTGCCAGGAACTCTTCTTCTCCTGA